Part of the Phyllopteryx taeniolatus isolate TA_2022b unplaced genomic scaffold, UOR_Ptae_1.2 contig_26, whole genome shotgun sequence genome, ccggggacgacccaggacacgctggagagactacgtccttcggctggcttgggaacgcctcgggacccccccggaagagctggatgaagtggctagggagagggaagtctggacgtccctgctaaagctactgcccccgtgacccgacccggataaaatggatggatggatagtttaatCTGCCGCTGTCTTTCGACGGTAACtgtgcagcttcagctgcaGTAATGAGGTCGGCTATCCGAGCCTCCGCATAATCGTATTGCATTTCAACATCGCGCGCGGTGGTGTCTTTTAACTGTGCAATTAACTGGAATTGCTTGTGCTGTTCAGCTTCCAGTCTGTGTTTCACCAGAGTGTGCTCTTGGTCGCTCCATTTGAGTTGGGCCACCACGTTCAGCACCATGCAGCCAAGAGTTCGCAtgagatttttatcttttaaggttttgtgctcGGCGTCACTCataagtcagaatcagaatcatgtttatttgccaagtatgtccaaaacacacaaggaatttgtctccggtagttggagccgctctagtacaacagacagtcaatttacagaacactttggagacacaaagacattgacaaaaaacaattgtgcaaaaagatgcagagtcctctagcacttagagcagttcgaatgactaatattgcaatagtccggtgcaatgaccattgtgcaaagggcgctgagacttcaaggagtgtatgcggtttaaagtgacgagtagtgcgataatctgggacaatggttttgcaaatgttacagatactcctcaatcagtgtgcaaatggagcagatgctactctggcatgagtggccagtatatgcaaatagtgcagcacggcgagacaactacagtgagtgcacgagtaatacataattggccccacagaaatgtgacaacgaactcaagtcaaaaaattgccagcttgttgtaatggaattataggtgagctgtttaagaagttgattgcaagagggaagaagcttttggaatgtctactagttctagtttgcattgatgggtagcgcctacctgagggaaggagctggaaaagctGGTGACCgaggtgcggagggtccgagaggattttgcacgcccttgtcttagttctggcagcgtgcaagtcctcaagggtgggtaggggggtaccgacaatactttcagcagttttgattgtccgttgcagtcggagtttgtccttttttgtagcagcaccaaaccagactgtgatggaagaacacaggactgattcgatgaccgctgtgtagaactgtctcagcagctccggtggcaggccgtgctttctcagaagccgcaggaagtacatcctctgctgggcctttttgaggacggagttgatgttggtccccacttcaggtcctgagagattgtaattcccaggaacttgaaggtctcgatggttgacacaaggcagctggacaacgtgaggggcagctgtggcgaaggatgcctcgaTCGAaggaagtccacgatcatctcaacagttttgagcgtgttcagctccaggtagtgtcggccgcaccacagctccagccgctccgcttcctgtcgatatgcagactcgtcaccgtccttgatgaggccgattacagtggtgtcatctgcaaacttcatgagtttgacagtcgggttcgctgaggtgcagtcgttcgtgtagagagagaagagcagcggagagagtacacaaccttggggcgccccagtgctgatgctgcgtgtggatgaggtggcctcccccagcctgacctgctgtgtcctgcccatcagaaagctgtaaatccactggcagatggcaggtgaggcgctgagctggagaagcttagaTGAAAGGAGtttagggatgatggtgttgaacgctgagctgaagtccacgaacaggatcctcacgtaggtccctgcactgtcgaggtgttctcggatgaagtgcagtcccatgttgactgcatcatccgcagatctgttcgcttggtaggcaaactgcagggggtccagcaggggacctgtgacactcttgaggtggtccagcacgagacgttcaaaggacttcatgaccacagatgtcaaagcgacaggcctgtagtcattcagacctgagattgcaggtttcttggggactggaatgatggtggagcgtttgaaacaggatggaacttcgcacatttccagagatctattgaagatctgagtgaagactggagccagctggtccgcgcagactttgaggcaggatggggacacgtcgtccgggcctgccgctttgttaatcttttgttgtttgaagatgcgtctcacatcctgttcatggatggttaacgcagaggtcagaggtgtgattgtggtcgcgggtgcggccgggtcggtgtgtggtgtgaaactgtccttttcaaatctgcagtcaaagctattcaagtcgttggctagtgtgctattgttctcagcttggggggatcgtcgcttgtaattagtcagcgattggaatgcatgccagactgatttagagtcgtttgcacaaaacttattttccaactttgctgcatagatcctctttgcaatgtttatttctttagtcagctggtttctagctctattatacagggccctgtccccgctctgatatgcgtcctccttagcttggcgaagctgcttaagtttagcagtgaaccacggcttgttgttgttgaatgtgcgaaatgattttgttggtacacaaacctcttcacagaaactgatataggatgtgacggtgtccgtatattcatccaggctgccagctgaattttcaaagacactccagtctgtgcagtctaaacagctttgaagttccatctttgcttcattggtccactttttgactgttttcactgtaggcttcacgcatttaagttcttgcctgtacgtcggtattaagtgaattaagcagtgatcagacgagcccagggctgcacgaggtatagcacggtatgcgttttttaccgtagtgtaccAGTGGTctcaagtattattttccctggtaggacagtcgatgtgctgcttgtatttagggagttcgtggttgagtttagctttgttaaagtttcCGAGAATAATGAcaggtgagtccgggtgttttttttcaatttcgttgacttgttcggcgagcgtgaagcagtgcggcgttcgtgttagcttgaggcggtatgtcgactccagccagtatgtacgatgcgaactcacgtggcgagtagaatggtttacagttcaaaaatagcgactccaaatgcgggctgcagtgtgtgctgagctccgtgacgtccgtacaccatttttcgttgatatagaggcatatcccgccaccctttgttttccccgatgattccatgtcgcggtccgctcgatgaatgtgaaagccgggaagcatgacggcgccatcgggtacagcgtcgcaaagccaggtctctgtgaagcacatggccgcggaacgtccgaagtctttactggtctttaacagaagatgaagctcgtccattttgttgggtagggagcgtacattcgcgaggtggatcgacggaaacgccaatctgtgtcctctcttgcggagtttcacctgaatgccggcccgtttccctctgtggcgccgcttccgtctccatgcgccgaaaaccacggactccgctccggtgagtaactcggggaaaaaactgagcggatttgcgaaagttggtgacagaaagtccggagtagcctccttgatggttagcaggtctccccttgtgtaagtgagtcgtgtaaggtctccaaagacggacaaaaaacacaaaaacaatactagagagcgcgttacagaggcgaccacactggtaggcgccatcttggtttgTGCGATGTTATCATTGAGGACTTCGAGGCCAGCATTTTTGACGGACTCTGCATAGCCCGGgacaagaaaattaaattgcTGACGAGCTCTTCCAGTGTGTCAAGATTGTTGTATTGACTGGGACTTTGTGGAAGTTCCGCCATGATTTGCGTTGCGGGTGCAGTAGCTTGTACTAGGTACCCAACTAACTTGTTTGTAATGTAAGCTCGTTTGAGCAGTGCGTCTAGTTTGGAATAGAGGCACAATATAGGCGATGTACTTATTTGTTAAACACTTAAATTGTGTTTGCAAATTATAGTGTTAGGGTTGATCACATACTTTAAAGGTGTTGAATGTGCATAGAGGCAGTGATCGAGTAGCACATAAGTGTTGACGGCGTCCAGCGACGCGCGTACAATTTATTTGATTGAATGAAATTGCTGCGTGAGAGTTGGCAAAAAAATTGGTGATTTCAAATAGTTGCGAAGGGCACTTGGTGGAGTGGGCGAATCAGCTTGTTGACTATTTGAAACTAATTTAACCgattaatttatttagtttggataaaaaaaatattattagttataatttagtcaagcAACTTGATTTGACGGTGCGTGATGGCTATCActgcaagtcaattcaattgGTGAAGTGATTTAGGCCTTCAGCTGATTCACATAAGTGTTATTTAACTTTgggtaaaagtcaaatgtacttATGATTAGACttgtaaattaattaattgattgcttGGATGGCTAGTACGGGTGTGGCTTTTAGGCCAACTGAAGAGGCATCAAAAACAAGAAGCGATTTAaagaaagataaataaaaataataataattgcaaaacaaagttttccaaaaaaaaaatatttttcgaaaaaaatttaaaccaaatcaagttttcctttttcttttcttttttcaaccaaaaaaaaagaaaaccagagTGATTAAAACAGccaagcaattaattaataaactcCACTTTGTTAAAGAAATCCCTTAATTAACTGTGGTTACTGAGCAGTTGTCAGTTTAATTCGACAGAAGGTGTTGTGCACGTTTACTGGCGGAAGGTGGCGGTGTTGCTGTGTAGACGCTTTCCGGCGGTGAAACTCGTTCGTCTCACGTTGTAACTCCCAAAACTGGTTAAAATACCAGGCATAAAGCTTTAAAGAACGATCGCGGCGTCTCAAAAACGAACAAAATGGAggctttacatttaaaaatgctcTTTCTAACCATCATAAATTAAGGCAAGCTCTCGGGGTTGTTCGGTTGCTTAGGCAACAGGTCACATCAGGCTGCGCGGAGCAGCGCACACCGGAAGCTTATCAGCACACAAAAATCACACGGCAGTGCTTATTTTGAAAGCCCACGTTTATTGTTTCGAAAGCAACGACCCAAGATGAACGCGGTGCTTTAGCACGCGATCGGTAATGTCTTATTAGCAGCTTGAGCCGGAGTTAGTCAGCGCAAGTTTCCAGTCACACAACCAGAAGTTGCGTGTGAGATGAACATCCACGAGGGACACTCGAGGACAACCCGGAGTTTATGCTACGGATTACGCCACGAAGGAAGAAACCATGGTGGCAATGTCATGATGACATTGCCACCAAGAAGGAAGACGAATTACGACGCCATGAGTCTATAAATGACCAAATTGCGTTCAGTGAGAGGCTTGTAATTTTAACAAAAAGCGAAAATGGCGACCGTCATGGCtgccatttgtgtgttttttttgtccacacaCAAAGAGCCAGCACTCTAGCTCAGAATTCGACTGACGTGTAACGGGATTCTCGGTATAGAACACGTTCTCGTGACCAGTGACTTCCCAAACCTATTTACACAGCGAAGCtcagaataaaattcccaaaaccAGAACGGGCATATAGCTAGTCTGGTTAGCAACTCCAGAGCATAGCGGGAAGAAGACGTGGACCGTGCGAACGCTCAGGATTTGTGACCCGTTCGCGATCCTCGAAGGCCTTTTCAACAGAACTTTACATAGGGAGTCTCCCCACAGTTCAAAGCATGCGGTGCATAAAAAGAATATCCAAATAACATTTGCAATGCAACAACACGAGTTTCACTAGGGCTAACCTTCGTTTCTCTCATTCATAAGTGCTCGGACCTTGGTCGCTATGGTAACGGAATGTGCTCACACATAGACAACATAGCCACAATCTAGATAGCAGGGAACGTGtctaaacatgaccctgccaaGATGGCGGCTGCCATTGGATTTTGGATTATTGCAAAATATCGtgagttttgtgtgtttgggtttagGGCAAACTTAGTGTCTCCTCACGCAGGACCACCACACCGTAGCGGTTATGTATGACataagaattgtgcttaatttagaaggaaacgatgagttggaagtggtgcctgcgtcacttccaggttatcgtaattttaaattacagtgttataaatcaagatatttgatatgtatgaggggcaccaccggcacggtgggcgactggtgagagcgtcagcctcacagtttttaggacccgggttcaatccccggccccgcctgtgtggagtttggatgttctccctgtgcctgcgtgggttttctctgggcactccggtttcctcccacatcccaaaaacatgcatgaattggagactctaaattgcccgtgagtgtgaatggttgtttgtttgtatgtgccctgcgataggctggcaaccagttcagagtgtaccccgcctcctgcccgatgatagctgggataggatccagcacgcccacgaccctagtgaggagaagcggctcggaaaatggatggaggggtaccacgtcatatttttttagttagtttaacttgaggcaaaattacgacaaacctttttaatcagtctcttatcggaaggtggctcCATTTTAGAAacttttgagttctagactttgcagaggtttcgttccgaacccaatcacacaaaacacaaaatgatgcaagtggtgaattttatagataATTTAATAATCAgaggtttctacaggataaaacacagacaaacacaaaacaaacaaggtacagatGAACATCGGCAAAgaaagggatttgtgacgtgagatgagcagaatgggcgtgtagtgaatgctaggattattttgtggtgtaaaaccagtggaataaaatattaattggatttaagataacgagaccatttcctcaccctgcattgCTCCAacctcatcctctttcatacctgtaatgaatatTTCAAAGGttgtgtggagaacattactattttccatgtgacatttgtggtgtggagtggaacatttcatctggttcagttaacaacatatttgacgttagacattagactagtggcgttcatgtaaaaatgttaaaatattaactcccagtcgagtcacagactgtcttatgaatcCATGTCTGTAGTGTTGTTCGTCGCCCGTGGGTGTTGGTGTGGACTGTTCCAACTCAGCCTCGGGCTGGGCGTTTGGGTGGCaacacacccggtgaggacatgcaataactaactaAGAAAGGAAgatgagaggacagaaaagggcagaataggatgtgggaaaatgagcaaggcagtgcaactgacgagtggtgcggtgggattctttttttagtgtctcaACACTTGGAAGAACCACACACAGCCCAAGGGAGAGAAGGGTGATGACCACGGCGGCACaccctggggagagggaaaagGAGGGAACAGGCCCGAGGTGCAGTCGCACAGCCCCCAAGCTCAACCCGGAGACCAGGACGACACCCCCGGAGTGGGGGCAACGGGCATCACCCGGGGACGAAGAGCAGACCCAGGATCGGGATCGCCCAGGAGGGCAACACTGACACAACCATACCcaagttcgttgtcacatttctgtattatgtattactcgtgcactcactgtagttgtctcgccgtgctgcactatttgcatatagtggccactcatgccagagtagcatctgctccatttgcacactgattgaggagtatctgtaacatttgcacaaccattgtcccagattatcgcactactcgtcactttaaaccgcatacactccttgaagtctcagtgccctttgcacaatggtcattgcaccggactattgcgacattagccattcgaactgaggactctgcatctttttgcacaattgttgtttgttgttgttttttgtcaatgtctttatgtctccaaagtgttctgtaaattgactgtctgttgtactagagcggctccaactaccggagacaaattccttgtgtgttttggacatacttggcaaataaagatgattctgattctgattctgaagaggaggaggggggaacaGGCCCAGCATCCCCAGAGGCCAGCCTCCCAGATCCAGATGGATAGGGGTTAAAAtgcatgcaagtgaccctatggCGTACACAGGGgtctaaaatgacaaaaaattatttggtcacattacattgCATTTACATTACACTTCTGTTTTACATTCTTtcccagggaaaaaaaaatcaagcttcatggttcaccattttaatgaaaggtgaccaaCTTTTCTTAAAGTTATCCATTTGAGAGGTTGGGGGGTGGGGCTTTGGCGTTTGAAAGTGCTGCAGACACTAAACCTGATTTGTTCCCCCTtggtttctgtttgtttttctaacagCTGATTCGCCTGCTGTGAACATAACTACTGGAACTTGTGGTGTCACGGCAAAATTCAAACCTTTGGCCATCACCTCCTTGTCTGATTTGGTAAGGTCTCTGTCTGACAAgctcttctaagacaaacagaacagttcAGTTGCAATCtagtcaatgccctgagaacaATAGATCTTcggaactgtgtgaagtcccatcctgcctcaaaagGTCCGGTAttatcccagtccccaagaaactcGCAATTAAGGAGTGAATGACTACAGCCCtttcgccctgacatctgtggtcatgaagtcctttgaacgcctcgtgctggacctcatcaagagcgtcacaggacgccctgctggaccccctgcagtttggcTATCAAGCAAAaaggtctgtggatgacaccGTCAACATTGGACTGCACTTCTTCCTGGAACACATCGGCGGCGCAGGGagctacgcgaggatcctgttcgtggacttcagctctgcatttatttatttatttaatcagtttatttgaaaggggacaatgcaatttcataaaacacatgaagtacacatggttaaaaaagccagaattagccagaaggctagttttcatctgtagtccccattcaacaccatcatccccaaactcctctactccaagcttctccagcttagcgtctcgcctgccattgGCCAGGACAGTAGGTGAGGCTGGGGttcaccacctcatccacaagCACCATCAGCCCCCAAAGGatttgtcctctctccgctaTTTTACTCTTTTTatacaaacgactgcacctcaacgcacatGGCTGTCAAACTGCTTAAgcttgcagacgacaccacagtcattggcttcatcaaagactgtgacgagtaTGCGTTGCGACAGGTCGTGGAGCAGCTGTAACTTTGATGCAGCCAATACAACCTGGAG contains:
- the LOC133473493 gene encoding uncharacterized protein LOC133473493 isoform X2, producing the protein MSVVLFVARGCWCGLFQLSLGLGVWVATHPCLNTWKNHTQPKGEKGDDHGGTPWGEGKGGNRPEVQSHSPQAQPGDQDDTPGVGATGITRGRRADPGSGSPRRATLTQPYPTDSPAVNITTGTCGVTAKFKPLAITSLSDLAVLHSSHQIGAHPSQSGLVMPQRRTKSDCDRQNVSNCSHCQN
- the LOC133473493 gene encoding uncharacterized protein LOC133473493 isoform X1; the protein is MSVVLFVARGCWCGLFQLSLGLGVWVATHPCLNTWKNHTQPKGEKGDDHGGTPWGEGKGGNRPEVQSHSPQAQPGDQDDTPGVGATGITRGRRADPGSGSPRRATLTQPYPSSSTQQSSNWSSSITVWFGDATKKDKIRLRQTKCFKLFTLPELRQGHTKSSWTRHILVSIYSSFFPQVGTIKQCKLKPANITTASSLLPSTS